From Xenopus tropicalis strain Nigerian chromosome 3, UCB_Xtro_10.0, whole genome shotgun sequence, the proteins below share one genomic window:
- the prkar2b gene encoding cAMP-dependent protein kinase type II-beta regulatory subunit isoform X2, with translation MTAKFGSYCVRKGTHFNGAPVINRFSRRASVCAEAYNPDEEDDDTETKVIYPKTDDQRNRLQEACKDILLFKSLDQEQMSQVLDAMFEKLVKCGEHVIDQGDDGDNFYVIDRGTYDIFVKSDGVVRCVGAYDNRGSFGELALMYNTPRAATIVATSVGSIWGLDRATFRRIIVKNNAKKKRMYENFIESLPFLKSLEFSERLKVVDVIGTKTYYDGEQIIAQGDGADSFYIVESGEVRINMKSKSKPDAETNEAVEIARCTRGQYFGELALVTNKPRAASAYAVGNVKCLVMDVQAFERLLGPCMEIMKRNIANYEEQLVALFGTNMDITDPST, from the exons ctCCAGTGATAAACAGATTTTCAAGAAGAGCATCAG TGTGTGCAGAAGCCTACAACCCAGATGAAGAAGATGATGACACTGAAACAAAG GTAATATATCCAAAAACAGATGACCAGCGGAATCGACTTCAAGAAGCTTGCAAAGATATTCTTCTGTTTAAAAGTTTAGATCAA GAACAGATGTCTCAGGTATTAGATGCAATGTTTGAAAAACTCGTAAAATGTGGAGAACACGTAATTGATCAGGGTGACGATGGAGACAACTTTTACGTAATTGACag aggaACCTATGATATTTTTGTAAAATCAGATGGAGTTGTGAGGTGTGTTGGTGCCTATGATAATCGTGGAAGTTTTGGGGAATTGGCATTAATGTATAATACACCTAGAGCTGCTACAATTGTTGCAACATCTGTTGGTTCCATATGGGGTTTG GATAGGGCAACTTTCCGAAGAATTATTGTAAAAAACAATGCCAAAAAGAAAAGGATGTATGAAAATTTTATAGAATCATTGCCCTTCCTGAAGTCATTAGAA TTTTCAGAACGTTTGAAAGTGGTTGATGTCATTGGCACTAAAACATACTACGATGGAGAACAAATCATTGCTCAG GGTGATGGAGCAGATAGTTTTTACATTGTTGAATCTGGAGAAGTGAGAATAAATATGAAAAGcaag AGCAAGCCAGATGCTGAAACAAATGAAGCTGTTGAGATCGCTCGCTGTACCAGAGGGCAGTATTTTGGAGAGCTAGCCTTGGTAACCAACAAACCTAGAGCTGCTTCAGCCTATGCTGTAGGAAACGTCAAATGTCTTG TCATGGATGTGCAGGCTTTTGAAAGACTCCTGGGACCATGCATGGAGATAATGAAAAGAAATATTGCAAACTATGAAGAACAGCTTGTTGCTCTCTTTGGAACAAATATGGACATTACTGATCCCAGCACATGA